A region of Ammoniphilus oxalaticus DNA encodes the following proteins:
- the rpoN gene encoding RNA polymerase factor sigma-54: MGYGFFQEQSMKLAMTAELRQAIAILQLSAADLVDFIHQQMNENPALEPIHIELTSREDLSEHLSETNFEWSDYIRARAQGDYSASAVRSIDNEFDPLERVADQTQSLESELLGQLAGIQSLDARLQTVCACLVGNLDEKGYLDLTVEQLAVACQVELKEARKALGIVQSLEPHGIGARNLKECLMIQLSVKGMGESLAYQIVKNHIQALADGKMQQIATSLKVSLQQVQAAIDQIRDLDPRPGLRYERFISHYIIPDVFVDRAANEWIISVNDRFAAHLKISENYRTISRQEQEVRHYMREKLRDARWLIKSIEQRNLTLYRVTEAIVHTQRSFFEKGVAFLKPMTLKEIAEVIGAHESTVSRATDHKYAQTPRGIFPLKYFFSSGVSTIRGEMTSSESVKAKLSAWIKKEDGSRPLSDQKLSDRLNAEGISISRRTVAKYREQLGILPSAKRKRYR; encoded by the coding sequence ATGGGTTACGGTTTCTTTCAGGAGCAGAGCATGAAATTGGCGATGACCGCGGAATTAAGACAGGCAATTGCGATCTTACAGTTGTCTGCCGCTGATCTTGTTGATTTTATCCATCAACAGATGAATGAAAATCCAGCCCTGGAGCCAATCCATATAGAGCTAACCTCTAGAGAAGATCTTTCCGAACATCTTTCGGAAACTAATTTTGAATGGTCGGATTATATTCGGGCCCGCGCTCAAGGGGACTACAGCGCTTCGGCTGTTCGCTCAATCGACAATGAATTTGATCCGTTAGAACGGGTAGCGGACCAAACGCAATCGCTCGAAAGTGAGTTGCTTGGGCAACTCGCGGGAATTCAATCACTTGACGCCAGATTACAAACTGTTTGCGCCTGCCTAGTTGGAAATCTAGATGAAAAAGGGTACCTAGATTTGACGGTTGAACAACTAGCTGTTGCTTGTCAGGTTGAACTTAAAGAGGCAAGAAAGGCCTTGGGGATTGTGCAAAGTTTAGAGCCGCATGGGATCGGAGCCAGAAATTTAAAAGAATGTTTAATGATCCAGTTATCGGTAAAAGGAATGGGAGAAAGCCTTGCTTATCAGATTGTCAAAAATCATATTCAAGCATTAGCGGATGGAAAAATGCAGCAAATTGCGACGAGTCTAAAAGTGAGCTTGCAACAAGTCCAAGCAGCCATCGACCAGATCCGTGACTTGGACCCGCGACCCGGTTTACGTTACGAACGTTTTATTTCCCACTATATCATTCCGGATGTATTTGTTGATCGCGCGGCAAATGAATGGATCATTTCGGTCAATGACCGCTTTGCGGCTCATCTGAAGATTAGCGAAAATTACCGAACAATTAGTCGGCAAGAACAAGAGGTCCGCCACTATATGCGAGAAAAACTGCGCGATGCTCGCTGGTTAATTAAAAGCATCGAACAACGCAACTTGACGCTCTATCGCGTAACGGAAGCGATCGTTCATACCCAGCGATCGTTCTTTGAAAAGGGAGTCGCTTTTTTAAAGCCGATGACACTTAAAGAAATTGCGGAGGTGATCGGGGCTCATGAATCGACCGTTAGTCGGGCGACGGATCACAAGTACGCGCAAACGCCTCGCGGTATCTTTCCGCTAAAATACTTCTTTTCATCTGGCGTGTCGACAATACGCGGCGAGATGACCTCATCGGAGAGTGTCAAAGCAAAGTTAAGCGCGTGGATTAAGAAAGAGGACGGGAGCCGACCGCTATCCGACCAAAAATTGAGTGACCGTTTGAATGCGGAAGGCATCTCGATTTCACGCAGAACAGTGGCAAAATACCGGGAGCAACTCGGTATTTTGCCTTCCGCAAAAAGAAAGAGATACCGTTGA
- the gap gene encoding type I glyceraldehyde-3-phosphate dehydrogenase: protein MVRIGINGFGRIGRNVFRAALAYPNIEIVAVNDLTDAKSLAHLLKYDTVHGKLNTDVKVDGDTIIVDGKKLTVFAERDPAQLDWGKLGVDIVLESTGRFTKREDAAKHLEAGAKRVIISAPGTDVDITVVLGVNEEQYDPQNHRIISNASCTTNCLAPFAKVLHDQFGIRRGLMTTVHSYTNDQQILDLPHKDLRRARAAAENIIPTSTGAAKAVGIVLPELKGKLNGFAIRVPTPNVSVVDLVAELERDVTVEEVNGAFREAAEGPLQGILGYTEEPLVSSDFNGDSASSTIDALSTMVLEGNLVKVISWYDNEWGYSNRVLDLAEFIAKKGLEQ from the coding sequence ATGGTGAGAATCGGGATTAACGGGTTTGGTCGAATCGGTAGAAATGTGTTTCGAGCCGCCTTAGCGTATCCAAATATAGAAATTGTTGCAGTTAATGATCTAACGGACGCAAAATCGTTAGCTCATCTCTTAAAATATGATACTGTTCATGGTAAGCTAAACACGGATGTAAAAGTGGACGGCGATACGATTATTGTGGATGGAAAAAAATTAACGGTGTTTGCCGAACGTGATCCAGCTCAACTGGATTGGGGTAAGCTTGGCGTTGATATTGTTTTAGAAAGCACAGGACGTTTTACAAAACGCGAAGATGCGGCAAAACATCTGGAGGCGGGAGCGAAACGCGTAATTATTTCGGCTCCGGGCACAGATGTTGATATTACAGTCGTGTTAGGCGTAAATGAAGAGCAGTACGATCCGCAAAACCATCGGATCATTTCAAACGCATCATGCACAACCAACTGTTTGGCTCCTTTTGCGAAAGTGTTGCATGATCAGTTCGGGATTCGGCGCGGATTGATGACGACGGTGCATTCCTATACAAATGACCAACAAATTTTAGACTTGCCGCATAAAGATTTACGTCGGGCTCGGGCCGCTGCTGAAAATATTATTCCAACATCGACGGGCGCGGCGAAGGCGGTTGGAATCGTGTTGCCTGAGCTAAAAGGAAAGTTAAACGGATTTGCGATTCGTGTGCCGACTCCGAATGTATCGGTCGTTGATTTGGTCGCGGAACTAGAGCGAGATGTGACGGTAGAAGAAGTAAACGGCGCTTTTCGCGAAGCGGCTGAAGGTCCGTTGCAAGGCATTTTAGGGTATACGGAGGAACCGCTTGTTTCAAGTGATTTTAACGGGGATTCGGCCTCTTCTACAATCGATGCTCTATCGACAATGGTTCTTGAAGGGAACCTCGTAAAAGTCATTTCATGGTATGATAACGAATGGGGTTATTCGAATCGGGTGCTTGATTTAGCGGAATTTATTGCCAAAAAGGGCTTGGAACAGTAA
- a CDS encoding phosphoglycerate kinase, translating to MLKKTVRDVDVSGKKVFCRVDFNVPMNNGQITDDTRIRAALPTIQYLIEQGAKVILASHLGRPKGQINEGLRLTAVAKRLSDCLNKPVQKANEVIGEAVKKQVNELQNGDVLLLENVRFLPGEEQNDPQLARQFADLADLFVHDAFGAAHRAHASTEGIGHYLPAVSGFLMEKEIQFLGSALSHPTRPFTAIIGGAKVKDKIGVIESLLDKVDHLIIGGGLANTFIKALGHEIGASLLEEDKVSLAASFISQAKQKGVKFYIPTDVVVADRFADDAETQIVSVDAIPPGWQALDIGPDTAETYRQVIAASKTVVWNGPMGVFEMPTFMKGTEAIAQAMAEVNGTTIIGGGDSVAAVEKTGVAEKMSHISTGGGASLEYMEGKQLPGVTILQDK from the coding sequence ATCTTGAAAAAAACGGTTCGCGATGTGGATGTATCAGGGAAGAAAGTGTTTTGTCGGGTTGATTTTAATGTACCGATGAATAATGGACAGATCACAGACGATACTCGGATTCGAGCCGCATTGCCAACAATTCAATACTTAATTGAACAAGGGGCAAAGGTGATCCTTGCTAGTCATTTGGGTCGTCCGAAAGGACAGATCAACGAAGGGCTGCGTCTGACGGCAGTGGCAAAAAGGTTGTCGGATTGTTTAAATAAGCCCGTTCAAAAAGCAAATGAAGTGATTGGAGAAGCTGTAAAGAAGCAAGTGAACGAGCTGCAAAACGGCGATGTCTTGCTGCTAGAGAACGTCCGTTTTCTGCCAGGTGAAGAACAAAATGATCCACAACTGGCGCGGCAATTTGCTGACTTAGCAGATCTGTTTGTACATGACGCATTTGGGGCCGCTCATCGAGCGCATGCTTCGACAGAAGGAATTGGGCATTATTTGCCTGCTGTCTCGGGTTTCCTGATGGAAAAAGAAATTCAATTTTTAGGAAGCGCGTTAAGCCATCCAACCCGCCCCTTTACAGCCATTATTGGCGGCGCCAAAGTAAAGGATAAAATTGGCGTAATTGAAAGTTTGTTAGATAAAGTGGATCATTTGATTATTGGCGGCGGTCTTGCCAATACGTTTATAAAAGCTCTTGGACACGAGATTGGAGCTTCTTTATTAGAAGAGGACAAAGTTTCATTGGCCGCTTCTTTCATCTCCCAAGCGAAACAAAAAGGTGTTAAATTTTATATTCCAACTGACGTTGTGGTCGCGGATCGATTCGCCGATGACGCCGAAACGCAGATTGTGTCAGTCGATGCGATTCCTCCAGGCTGGCAGGCGCTCGATATTGGTCCAGATACCGCTGAAACGTATCGGCAAGTTATTGCCGCTTCAAAAACGGTCGTTTGGAATGGGCCGATGGGTGTGTTTGAAATGCCAACCTTTATGAAAGGAACAGAAGCAATCGCCCAAGCTATGGCGGAAGTGAACGGAACGACGATTATCGGTGGCGGAGATTCGGTGGCTGCCGTGGAGAAAACGGGAGTAGCTGAAAAGATGTCGCATATTTCTACAGGTGGCGGCGCTTCCTTGGAGTACATGGAAGGCAAGCAATTGCCAGGTGTCACGATATTGCAGGATAAGTAG
- the clpP gene encoding ATP-dependent Clp endopeptidase proteolytic subunit ClpP: protein MLVPTVIEQTNRGERAYDIYSRLLKDRIIFLGTPINDVVANSVVAQLLFLAAEDPDKDINLYINSPGGSITAGMAIYDTMQFIKPDVSTICIGMAASMGAFLLCAGTKGKRFALPNSEVMIHQPLGGAQGQASDIEISAKRIIRMRDHLNSIMAERTGQPKERLEQDTDRDNFMSAAEAKDYGLIDDVIQNIEQQKK from the coding sequence ATGTTAGTACCTACCGTCATCGAACAAACCAATCGTGGAGAACGAGCTTATGATATTTATTCTCGATTACTGAAGGATCGGATTATCTTCCTTGGTACGCCGATTAATGATGTTGTAGCGAATAGCGTTGTCGCTCAGCTGTTATTTTTGGCGGCGGAGGACCCAGATAAAGATATCAATCTGTACATAAATAGTCCTGGCGGTTCAATTACTGCGGGCATGGCGATTTATGATACGATGCAATTCATTAAGCCTGATGTATCGACGATCTGTATTGGAATGGCCGCAAGCATGGGGGCCTTTCTGCTTTGCGCGGGGACGAAGGGCAAGCGCTTTGCTCTTCCAAATAGCGAAGTGATGATCCACCAGCCATTAGGCGGGGCGCAAGGGCAAGCAAGCGATATTGAAATCAGCGCGAAACGCATCATTCGTATGCGTGATCATCTTAACTCGATCATGGCCGAACGTACAGGTCAACCGAAAGAACGGTTAGAGCAAGACACGGATCGCGATAACTTTATGAGCGCCGCGGAAGCGAAAGACTATGGATTGATTGACGATGTTATCCAAAATATTGAACAACAGAAAAAATAA